In Rhodamnia argentea isolate NSW1041297 chromosome 11, ASM2092103v1, whole genome shotgun sequence, one genomic interval encodes:
- the LOC115735589 gene encoding transcription factor bHLH133-like, translating into MMADEVDFVEEDDVDESGSFCQLLLANGVVGLEPAMEKQSFIFPKDERSPTILCFGRDEVEEQGQALVFHQNQQATAACTPPSASLPPPSCTKSTNFNALPKPRRKRGRSSQESLVTSTDDVPIPKTSKKSKIQSPPPSNALPKGRREKLGERILTLQQLVSPFGKTDTASVLHEAMGYIKFLHEQVQVLCSPYLHQPSTPTHLSEVGENGGQEGSGMDLRSRGLCLVPMACTFHLESRNNGADLWSPSMATSFSPSTKEQERNEPASMSKL; encoded by the exons ATGATGGCGGACGAAGTAGATTTTGTAGAGGAGGACGATGTTGATGAGAGCGGAAGTTTCTGTCAGTTGCTTCTGGCGAATGGGGTGGTGGGTCTTGAGCCCGCGATGGAGAAGCAGAGCTTCATCTTCCCAAAGGACGAGAGGTCTCCTACGATTCTCTGTTTCGGAAGAGACGAAGTTGAAGAGCAAGGCCAAGCTCTTGTTTTCCATCAGAACCAACAAGCCACTGCCGCATGCACTCCTCCTTCTGCTTCACTTCCTCCTCCGTCCTGCACTAAAAGCACAAACTTCAACGCACTTCCCAAACCCAGA AGGAAGAGAGGACGGTCTAGTCAAGAATCGTTAGTAACTTCCACGGATGATGTCCCAATCCCAAAAACTAGTAAAAAGAGCAAAATCCAGAGCCCCCCTCCTTCAAATGCTCTTCCAAAG gggaggagagagaagcttggGGAGCGAATCCTGACGCTGCAGCAGCTGGTTTCACCCTTCGGAAAG ACAGATACGGCGTCAGTGCTGCACGAAGCGATGGGATATATCAAGTTCCTGCATGAGCAGGTTCAGGTTCTCTGCTCTCCTTATCTCCACCAGCCTTCCACGCCAACTCACCTCTCT GAGGTTGGCGAAAACGGTGGACAAGAAGGATCCGGAATGGACCTGAGGAGCAGAGGACTGTGCTTAGTCCCCATGGCATGCACCTTTCACTTGGAAAGCAGGAACAATGGAGCTGATCTTTGGTCACCTTCCATGGCCACCAGCTTTTCTCCTTCGACCAAAGAGCAAGAGAGAAATGAACCAGCTTCAATGTCCAAGCTTTAA
- the LOC115735590 gene encoding LYR motif-containing protein At3g19508 isoform X1, translated as MEKALRVYGEVLRLVRRLPKDTRPYYAKYARENFVNYREVDAGDPKALDELFHRAYNHSIWVLNKLEGTRQLQMKSRRARKCDI; from the exons ATGGAGAAAGCGCTGAGAGTGTACGGCGAAGTGCTGAGGCTCGTGAGGCGGTTGCCCAAAGACACGAGGCCTTACTACGCCAAGTACGCCCGCGAGAACTTCGTCAACTACCGAGAGGTCGACGCCGGCGACCCCAAGGCCCTGGACGAGCTCTTCCACCGAGCTTACAACCACTCCATCTGGGTTCTCAACAAG CTAGAAGGCACTCGCCAATTACAGATGAAGAGCAGGAGGGCTAGAAAATGTGATATATGA
- the LOC115735590 gene encoding LYR motif-containing protein At3g19508 isoform X2 encodes MEKALRVYGEVLRLVRRLPKDTRPYYAKYARENFVNYREVDAGDPKALDELFHRAYNHSIWVLNKYSVEESAAHRLKEICLG; translated from the exons ATGGAGAAAGCGCTGAGAGTGTACGGCGAAGTGCTGAGGCTCGTGAGGCGGTTGCCCAAAGACACGAGGCCTTACTACGCCAAGTACGCCCGCGAGAACTTCGTCAACTACCGAGAGGTCGACGCCGGCGACCCCAAGGCCCTGGACGAGCTCTTCCACCGAGCTTACAACCACTCCATCTGGGTTCTCAACAAG TACTCGGTGGAGGAATCTGCTGCGCATAGGCTCAAGGAGATCTGCCTCGGTTGA